In one Dermatophilaceae bacterium Sec6.4 genomic region, the following are encoded:
- a CDS encoding DUF6421 family protein: MAVFPKVLVEQEHSSAWALERSLAAIINPANPDDASLEQAALALRARGFEVVARHDGPVTVPALADTDVYVIAHPADGRSERVAGTLPAAFEPAEIDAVLEFVHGGGGLVVLADCDQDVHGNNVNDLLARVGVRVRSTVVHESVDGGHRHHDNATWVLADMPDRSGQGLLAGVDQLCFYRTGVIDIEAGAEVRVLARTSPTAFPSGEALAVTTTYGEGRIVVLADSDIMGDDSIAELDHAQFWTNAVTWAAGQRISDVRHLTRGVETMGEWLRLKQAVEELRLMQAKNGSIDGAAHDHARAADLVDTMKTEIAALAPRFPHDVDYLTLLPVDLDAWVDGGFGVPDFLDSLLAFRPDQHREDGIEHLVVFPMYTQNGNLDRVFEALLLWVAWPDWLAKVEATYDNPMFLAVNFIDFTPGYDTNSAVLFPETVAVREVPKFHWGAIFCDREGARFRRVVREASALLSLQLPPEAERLVASQDIAASTFAMWDLIHDRTHSHGDLPFDPFMIKQRMPFWMYALEELRCDLNTFRQAVLLEGQGQPYAKFVQHAILFDRIFRFPITGDRTRNYDGLGGQLMFAYLHQHDALRWTDNKLSFDWRRVPEVIVALCDEVEHLYRSGIDRSRVGHWLAAHEFMARYVAPHPASTWAKGAEALPLDGPLKLMVDAVQPDEFPLNVFYEALRKKMTPTIASTAGITAVNAEVPQVA; the protein is encoded by the coding sequence GTGGCTGTCTTTCCGAAGGTATTGGTCGAACAGGAGCACTCCAGTGCCTGGGCGCTCGAGCGGTCGCTCGCGGCGATCATCAATCCCGCCAATCCCGACGACGCCAGCCTGGAGCAGGCAGCGCTCGCACTACGCGCGCGGGGTTTCGAAGTTGTGGCGCGCCATGACGGCCCGGTTACCGTGCCCGCTCTGGCCGATACCGATGTCTACGTCATCGCCCACCCCGCCGACGGCAGGTCCGAGCGGGTCGCCGGAACGCTGCCCGCCGCGTTCGAGCCGGCCGAGATCGATGCAGTGCTGGAGTTCGTCCACGGCGGCGGCGGCCTCGTCGTCCTGGCCGACTGTGACCAGGACGTACACGGCAACAATGTGAACGATCTGCTCGCCCGAGTGGGGGTGCGGGTTCGCAGCACCGTGGTGCACGAGTCCGTCGACGGCGGCCACCGCCACCACGACAACGCCACCTGGGTGCTGGCCGACATGCCCGACCGATCCGGTCAGGGCCTGCTCGCCGGAGTGGACCAACTCTGTTTCTACCGCACCGGTGTGATCGACATCGAGGCCGGCGCCGAGGTACGCGTACTCGCCCGCACCAGCCCCACGGCCTTTCCATCCGGTGAGGCGCTCGCAGTGACGACGACCTACGGGGAGGGCCGGATCGTTGTCCTCGCCGACTCCGACATCATGGGCGATGACTCCATTGCCGAGTTGGATCACGCGCAGTTCTGGACCAACGCCGTCACCTGGGCGGCCGGGCAGCGGATCAGCGACGTTCGGCACCTCACCCGTGGTGTCGAAACCATGGGTGAATGGCTGCGGTTGAAGCAGGCTGTTGAAGAGCTGCGCCTGATGCAGGCCAAGAACGGCTCCATCGACGGCGCGGCGCACGACCACGCCCGCGCAGCCGATCTCGTCGACACGATGAAAACCGAGATCGCCGCGCTCGCACCGCGATTCCCGCACGACGTGGACTACCTGACGTTGCTACCGGTCGACCTGGACGCCTGGGTCGATGGCGGCTTCGGCGTCCCCGACTTCCTGGACTCCCTGCTCGCCTTCCGGCCCGATCAGCACCGCGAAGACGGCATCGAGCACCTCGTCGTCTTTCCGATGTACACCCAGAACGGCAACCTGGACCGGGTTTTCGAGGCCCTGCTGCTGTGGGTGGCGTGGCCGGACTGGCTGGCGAAGGTGGAGGCGACCTACGACAACCCGATGTTCCTGGCCGTCAATTTCATCGACTTCACCCCCGGTTACGACACCAACTCCGCCGTGCTCTTCCCCGAAACCGTTGCAGTGCGGGAGGTTCCCAAGTTCCACTGGGGCGCCATCTTCTGTGACCGCGAGGGTGCGCGCTTCCGCCGCGTCGTGCGCGAAGCATCCGCACTGCTGTCGCTACAGCTGCCGCCGGAGGCCGAGCGACTGGTCGCCTCCCAGGACATCGCAGCGAGCACCTTCGCCATGTGGGACCTGATCCACGACCGCACCCACAGCCACGGTGACCTGCCGTTCGACCCGTTCATGATCAAGCAACGGATGCCGTTCTGGATGTATGCGCTGGAGGAGTTGCGCTGCGACCTCAACACCTTCCGGCAGGCTGTCCTTCTGGAAGGACAGGGTCAGCCGTACGCCAAGTTCGTGCAGCACGCGATCCTCTTCGACCGCATTTTCCGCTTCCCGATCACCGGGGACCGTACGCGTAACTACGACGGGCTGGGTGGGCAACTGATGTTCGCCTACCTGCACCAGCACGATGCGCTGCGCTGGACCGACAACAAGCTGTCCTTCGACTGGCGTCGGGTGCCCGAGGTCATCGTGGCGCTGTGCGACGAGGTCGAGCACCTCTACCGTTCCGGCATCGATCGGTCCCGCGTCGGGCACTGGCTCGCGGCGCATGAATTCATGGCGCGGTACGTCGCACCGCACCCCGCGTCGACCTGGGCCAAGGGCGCGGAGGCACTGCCGCTCGACGGCCCGTTGAAGCTGATGGTGGATGCCGTGCAGCCGGACGAGTTCCCGCTCAACGTGTTCTACGAGGCGTTGCGTAAGAAGATGACCCCCACGATCGCCTCGACGGCCGGCATCACGGCCGTCAACGCCGAAGTACCCCAGGTCGCATGA
- a CDS encoding acyl-CoA dehydrogenase family protein, translated as MTVNRLLPDDAGAELIALVRELCVKELAPRVDAAERDGEMPREVYRTLGASGLLGLPYAEELGGGGQPYETYLQVLEEIAATWMSVAVGVSVHALTCFPLVSTGTPQQQENWLTDMLGGELLGAYCLSEREAGSDIASMKTRARATQDGDAYVVSGTKAWISHAGHADYYTSFVRTADTGSKGLSCFLVPGDADGLSAATPERKMGLAADPVAEMRYDDVRVDASRRIGADGDGMRLALSALDAGRLGIAACATGLAQAALDAAVHYAGTREQFGRTIASNQGLQFMLADMAASTNSARASYLLAARLKDAGREYAAEASIAKLVATDAAMKVTTDAIQVLGGAGYTADFPVERMFRDAKVTQIFEGTNQIQRMVIARHLLARVTR; from the coding sequence ATGACGGTCAATCGCCTCCTGCCCGACGATGCCGGCGCCGAACTCATCGCCCTTGTTCGAGAGTTGTGCGTCAAAGAGCTCGCGCCCCGCGTAGATGCCGCCGAACGCGACGGCGAGATGCCCCGGGAGGTCTACCGCACCCTGGGTGCAAGCGGCCTGCTGGGTTTGCCGTACGCCGAGGAACTCGGCGGCGGCGGGCAGCCCTACGAGACCTATCTGCAGGTCCTCGAGGAGATCGCCGCGACCTGGATGAGTGTGGCCGTCGGAGTCTCCGTGCATGCACTGACCTGTTTCCCACTGGTGAGCACCGGCACGCCGCAGCAGCAGGAGAACTGGCTGACCGACATGCTGGGTGGGGAACTGCTGGGCGCCTACTGCCTGTCCGAACGGGAGGCCGGCTCGGACATCGCCAGTATGAAGACCCGCGCCCGCGCCACGCAGGACGGCGACGCGTACGTCGTGAGCGGCACCAAGGCCTGGATCTCGCACGCCGGCCACGCCGACTACTACACGAGCTTCGTGCGCACCGCCGACACCGGAAGCAAAGGACTGTCCTGCTTTCTGGTGCCGGGCGACGCGGACGGCCTGAGCGCTGCGACGCCCGAACGCAAGATGGGTCTGGCCGCCGACCCGGTCGCCGAGATGCGCTACGACGACGTGCGGGTGGACGCGAGTCGACGCATCGGCGCGGACGGCGATGGGATGCGGCTGGCGCTGTCCGCCCTGGACGCCGGACGCCTCGGAATCGCCGCCTGCGCAACGGGACTCGCGCAGGCTGCACTCGATGCCGCCGTGCATTACGCGGGCACCCGCGAGCAGTTCGGCCGGACCATCGCCAGCAACCAGGGGTTGCAATTCATGCTCGCCGATATGGCCGCCTCGACCAACAGCGCACGCGCGTCCTACTTGTTGGCGGCGCGACTGAAGGACGCCGGACGCGAATACGCCGCGGAGGCCTCGATAGCCAAGCTCGTCGCCACCGACGCGGCGATGAAGGTCACGACCGACGCGATCCAGGTGCTCGGCGGGGCGGGGTACACCGCTGACTTCCCCGTCGAGCGGATGTTCCGGGACGCCAAGGTCACTCAGATTTTCGAAGGCACCAACCAGATCCAACGCATGGTCATCGCGCGGCACCTGCTGGCGCGCGTCACCCGCTAG